The following coding sequences lie in one bacterium genomic window:
- the rpsQ gene encoding 30S ribosomal protein S17, with protein MANTERNLRAVRIGRVVSSKMDKTVVVTVSRRFPHPLYKRIITRTTRLVAHDEANECNEGDVVKVMAIRPLSKTKRWRVAEIMEKAK; from the coding sequence ATGGCCAACACCGAACGTAATCTGAGAGCCGTCCGTATCGGCCGGGTCGTGTCCAGCAAGATGGACAAGACCGTGGTTGTGACGGTCAGCCGGCGGTTTCCGCACCCGCTTTACAAGCGGATCATCACCCGCACCACGCGTCTCGTCGCCCATGACGAGGCGAACGAATGCAACGAAGGCGACGTGGTGAAGGTCATGGCCATCCGCCCGCTCTCCAAGACCAAGCGTTGGCGGGTCGCGGAGATCATGGAAAAGGCCAAGTAG